A window from Primulina huaijiensis isolate GDHJ02 chromosome 11, ASM1229523v2, whole genome shotgun sequence encodes these proteins:
- the LOC140987942 gene encoding signal peptide peptidase-like 4, translated as MELRNRALYCSFCAVAVLLCSSVVSAGDIVHQDDVAPKRPGCDNNFVLVKVPIWVDGEEITEFVGVGARFGLTLESKEKRANQTKVSLADPPDCCSVPKNKLTGEAILVHRGNCSFITKANVAEAAGASALLIINNQTELFKMVCEANETDVIVGIPVVMLPKDAGKSLKLSMRNRSNVSIQMYSPHRPLVDVAEVFLWLMAVGTILCASYWSAWSAREASIEQDKLLKDGSDEYLSKEKHHSGGVVDINILSAVCFIVIASCFLLMLYKFMSHLFIEILVVLFCIGGVEGLQTCLVALLSCFRWFGPAAECHVKVPFLGAVSYLTLAISPLCISFAVLWAVYRHVSFAWIGQDILGIALIVTVLQIIRVPNLKVGTVLLGCAFMYDIFWVFVSKWFFHKSVMIVVARGDGSGEDGIPMLLKIPRMFDPWGGYSIIGFGDIILPGLLVAFSLRYDWLCKKSLKAGYFLWAMLAYGLGLLVTYVALNLMDGHGQPALLYIVPFTLGTLITLGKTRGDLKHLWIRGEPDGRSCPHVRLQSDEKQPSN; from the exons ATGGAGTTGAGGAACAGAGCTCTCTACTGTTCTTTCTGTGCAGTGGCTGTGTTGTTATGTAGTTCTGTGGTGTCTGCTGGTGACATAGTTCATCAGGATGACGTTGCTCCGAAGAGGCCTGGTTGTGATAACAATTTTGTGCTG GTAAAAGTACCAATTTGGGTTGATGGAGAAGAAATTACGGAGTTCGTGGGTGTCGGTGCTCGATTTGGGCTCACCTTAGAATCCAAAGAGAAGCGCGCCAACCAGACTAAAGTTTCTCTTGCAGACCCTCCTGATTGTTGCAGTGTACCAAAGAATAAG CTGACAGGCGAGGCCATCTTGGTGCATCGGGGAAATTGCAGTTTCATTACCAAAGCAAATGTTGCTGAAGCTGCTGGTGCATCAGCTTTACTTATCATAAACAACCAGACAG AGCTCTTCAAGATGGTTTGTGAAGCAAATGAAACCGACGTGATTGTTGGAATACCTGTTGTCATGCTTCCAAAAGATGCAGGAAAAAGCTTGAAGCTAAGTATGAGGAACCGCTCAAATG TTTCAATTCAAATGTACTCTCCACATCGTCCATTGGTTGATGTAGCTGAAGTGTTTTTATGGCTAATGGCTGTCGGTACCATCTTATGTGCATCTTATTGGTCGGCATGGAGTGCCAGGGAAGCATCTATTGAGCAGGACAAGCTCTTAAAG GATGGTTCTGATGAATACCTCAGCAAGGAGAAACATCATTCGGGTGGTGTTGTGGACATCAACATTTTATCAGCAGTTTGCTTTATTGTGATCGCCTCTTGTTTCTTGCTCATGCTCTACAAGTTTATGTCTCACTTATTTATTGAGATTCTGGTGGTTCTATTTTGTATTGGTGGTGTAGAG GGATTGCAAACTTGCCTGGTTGCGCTATTATCATG TTTCAGATGGTTTGGACCTGCTGCAGAGTGCCACGTTAAAGTACCATTTCTCGGAGCCGTTTCATATTTGACACTCGCTATTTCTCCATTGTGCATATCATTTGCTGTTTTGTGGGCAGTTTACCGCCATGTTTCCTTTGCTTGGATTGGTCAAGATATACTC GGCATTGCATTAATAGTCACCGTTCTCCAAATAATACGAGTTCCAAATCTAAAG GTGGGAACAGTTTTACTTGGTTGTGCTTTTATGTACGATATCTTTTGGGTCTTCGTCTCCAAGTGGTTCTTCCATAAAAGTGTAATGATAGTG GTAGCTCGTGGTGATGGAAGTGGAGAAGATGGGATTCCAATGCTATTGAAAATTCCGAGAATGTTTGATCCATGGGGCGGATACAGCATCATTGGATTCGGCGATATCATCTTGCCAGGACTACTAGTAGCATTTTCTCTCAG GTACGACTGGCTCTGTAAGAAAAGTCTAAAAGCTGGATACTTCCTCTGGGCAATGCTTGCTTACGGTTTAG GTCTTTTGGTTACATATGTGGCTTTGAACTTGATGGATGGTCATGGTCAACCGGCCTTACTTTATATCGTTCCTTTTACCTTAG GTACATTGATAACATTGGGGAAGACGAGAGGCGATCTGAAGCATCTATGGATTCGAGGGGAGCCCGATGGCAGATCTTGCCCCCACGTTCGACTTCAATCTGATGAAAAACAACCCAGTAATTGA
- the LOC140987802 gene encoding U-box domain-containing protein 33-like, translated as MAVVEIPLPTSTLRCSEMNITLMNLESGARTSGRRDGSEIAEEVETVAPPSEVVEEEVLFVALGKDVEEGGAVLTYAVDNCKGMKICILHVHQPAQKMPMLGTTMPISLLEEEQVKAYHEDERQQLQKTLDKYIRVCERAGVRAEKLCTEMKSIEKGIVQLIYDHHIKWLVMGAAANKSYSSKMTRPRSRKAIHVSRDAPPFCHIWFVCKGNLINTRESKLGGVNGEAYSPPFQAISNMETTPALRSLSAAEGKKGRGNSWGSLLDYRRFKSVNHRKQPSALSSGSGGASPRSNPEGTIDWDSVLRSSPPVESRFSTSSSENREGSVLGSESPMFEQTNRDYCHSSAAPELKSTPKTSASPPLKEENMNDELHAKLEQFLAEAESSQREVSEESIRRKKAEKDAIDAIHRVKVSEAMYTEELRRRREIEENLARGKLEIEITKRQLDEVSEELRSAQEQQSSLESQMADSDKMVEELEGKMFSAVGLLQKYKTEKDDLQVKLDHALRAAEELRKNQSEEASSSSVSHFFSEFSFPEIEEATDYFNQAMKIGEGGYGSIYKGKLRNTQVAIKMLHLDSLQGPLEFQQEVNILSKLRHPNIVTLIGACPETWALIYEYLPNGSLEDRLNCKNNTPPLTWQTRIRIAAEICSALIFLHSCRPRGVIHGDLKPANILLDANFVSKLGDFGICRVLPREEFSGNNTLFCRTDPKGTFVYMDPEFLATGEITSKSDVYSFGIILLRLLTGRQALGIVKEVQYALDKENLKDLLDSTAGDWPFVQAKQLAHLAISCADINRKGRPDLYTEVWRVLEPMRVSSGVSSFRVGSEEYCQIPSYFVCPIFQEIMQDPVVAADGFTYEAEALKGWLESGHDTSPMTNLTLPHNNVVPNHALRSAIQEWLHQH; from the exons ATGGCCGTGGTGGAAATTCCATTGCCCACTAGCACATTAAGGTGCTCAGAGATGAATATTACTCTGATGAATTTGGAAAGTGGAGCCAGGACGAGTGGCCGACGTGATGGTAGTGAAATTGCGGAGGAGGTGGAGACAGTAGCGCCACCGTCTGAGGTGGTGGAGGAAGAAGTTTTGTTTGTGGCTCTGGGAAAAGATGTGGAGGAGGGTGGCGCAGTTTTGACTTATGCGGTGGATAATTGTAAAGGGATGAAAATCTGCATACTTCATGTTCATCAGCCTGCTCAAAAAATGCCCATGT TGGGTACCACAATGCCAATAAGCCTTCTGGAAGAAGAACAAGTGAAAGCATATCATGAAGATGAGAGACAACAGTTGCAGAAGACTTTGGACAAGTATATTCGAGTTTGTGAGAGAGCAGGG GTACGAGCCGAGAAACTATGTACAGAGATGAAGTCTATTGAGAAGGGTATTGTGCAGCTCATATATGATCATCATATCAAGTGGCTAGTCATGGGAGCTGCAGCAAATAAATCTTATTCTAG CAAAATGACGAGACCCAGATCCAGGAAAGCAATCCACGTGAGCCGAGATGCACCTCCTTTCTGTCACATTTGGTTTGTATGCAAAGGAAACCTTATAAATACTAG GGAAAGTAAGTTGGGGGGTGTTAATGGAGAGGCATATTCTCCACCTTTTCAAGCAATTTCCAATATGGAGACCACACCGGCCTTAAGATCACTCTCAGCTGCAGAAGGGAAAAAGGGTCGGGGAAATTCATGGGGCTCGTTACTGGACTACCGTAGGTTCAAGTCCGTCAATCATCGGAAGCAACCATCTGCACTGTCCTCCGGCTCTGGAGGTGCATCTCCACGTAGCAATCCAGAAGGGACCATTGATTGGGATAGTGTCTTGAGGAGTAGCCCTCCAGTAGAGTCACGCTTTTCAACGTCATCCAGTGAAAATAGGGAGGGGAGTGTACTTGGTTCTGAGTCACCTATGTTTGAGCAAACTAACAGAGATTATTGTCACTCCTCTGCAGCACCAGAACTCAAATCCACTCCAAAAACAAGTGCATCACCACCACTAAAA GAAGAGAATATGAACGATGAACTTCATGCCAAGCTTGAGCAATTTTTAGCTGAAGCAGAAAGTTCTCAGAGAGAAGTGTCTGAGGAATCAATTAGACGGAAAAAAGCTGAAAAGGATGCCATTGATGCTATTCACCGA GTCAAGGTATCTGAAGCCATGTATACCGAGGAGCTCAGACGCAGGAGAGAGATCGAAGAAAATCTAGCACGAGGCAAGTTGGAAATTGAAATCACGAAACGCCAACTGGATGAAGTCTCAGAAGAGCTCCGATCCGCCCAAGAACAGCAATCCTCCCTGGAGAGCCAGATGGCAGATTCTGACAAGATGGTGGAGGAGTTGGAAGGAAAAATGTTCTCCGCTGTTGGCCTGTTGCAGAAATACAAGACGGAAAAAGATGACTTGCAAGTGAAGCTAGATCATGCTCTGCGGGCAGCTGAGGAGCTCAGGAAAAACCAATCGGAGGAGGCGTCAAGCTCATCTGTATCCCACTTCTTttctgaattttcttttccagaAATTGAAGAGGCAACGGACTACTTTAACCAAGCGATGAAGATCGGTGAAGGAGGCTATGGAAGTATCTATAAAGGGAAGCTTCGGAACACTCAAGTTGCAATAAAGATGCTGCATCTGGATAGCCTGCAAGGGCCTCTTGAATTTCAACAGGAG GTAAATATCTTGAGCAAGTTGAGGCATCCGAATATTGTCACTTTGATAGGAGCCTGCCCAGAAACTTGGGCTCTCATTTACGAGTATCTTCCAAATGGTAGCCTCGAAGATCGTCTCAACTGCAAGAACAATACGCCACCATTGACATGGCAAACTAGAATCCGCATTGCTGCCGAGATATGCTCGGCTCTCATCTTTTTACATTCTTGCCGCCCCCGGGGAGTCATCCATGGTGATCTGAAACCCGCTAATATTTTACTCGATGCCAACTTTGTCAGCAAACTTGGCGATTTTGGAATATGTCGAGTCCTCCCCCGAGAGGAATTTTCAGGCAACAATACACTATTTTGCAGAACTGATCCAAAGGGAACTTTCGTGTACATGGACCCTGAGTTTCTTGCAACAGGAGAGATCACTTCAAAGTCGGATGTGTATTCATTTGGTATCATTTTATTACGGCTGTTAACTGGAAGACAAGCATTAGGAATAGTTAAAGAAGTTCAGTATGCATTAGATAaggaaaatttgaaagatttgCTGGATTCAACAGCTGGGGATTGGCCATTTGTGCAGGCAAAACAGTTGGCTCACCTGGCTATAAGTTGTGCTGACATAAACCGTAAGGGTCGACCTGATCTTTATACTGAGGTGTGGAGGGTTCTTGAGCCAATGAGAGTGTCGAGTGGTGTTTCATCTTTTCGGGTTGGTTCTGAAGAATATTGCCAGATTCCATCCTATTTTGTTTGCCCCATCTTTCAG GAAATCATGCAAGATCCGGTGGTTGCAGCTGATGGGTTCACCTACGAGGCGGAAGCACTCAAAGGTTGGCTGGAGAGTGGACACGATACATCCCCCATGACAAACCTCACGCTGCCGCACAACAACGTCGTGCCTAACCATGCTCTCCGCTCAGCGATACAAGAGTGGCTGCATCAACATTGA